A portion of the Paenibacillus marchantiae genome contains these proteins:
- a CDS encoding ankyrin repeat domain-containing protein produces MLKTIHAAAEAGHTDDVLRFIAQGTGVNDRDARGRTPLMAAVHGNKPETASMLIEAGADVNIQDQRLDNMLLYASAEGLRKMVELAIKAGADTRITNRFGGTALIPASDRGHVDIVEILLKRTDVDVNHINNLGWTALLEAVILGDGRTRHQQIVALLLQYGADPSIADRDGVTAFAHARRHHYKEMERMLTQS; encoded by the coding sequence ATGCTGAAAACAATACATGCAGCTGCTGAAGCTGGACATACAGATGATGTGCTGCGGTTTATCGCACAAGGAACCGGAGTGAATGACCGGGATGCGCGAGGACGGACGCCTCTGATGGCCGCGGTACATGGCAACAAGCCAGAGACGGCAAGTATGCTTATTGAAGCGGGAGCGGATGTGAACATCCAGGATCAACGACTGGACAACATGCTGCTGTATGCCAGTGCGGAAGGTTTGCGTAAAATGGTCGAACTGGCTATAAAAGCAGGTGCCGATACCCGGATTACGAATCGGTTTGGGGGCACAGCTCTTATTCCTGCTTCAGATCGAGGTCATGTCGATATTGTGGAGATCCTTCTGAAACGCACGGATGTGGATGTGAACCATATCAACAATCTGGGCTGGACAGCCTTGCTGGAAGCGGTCATTCTGGGGGATGGCCGAACTCGCCATCAGCAGATCGTAGCATTGCTTTTGCAATATGGTGCCGATCCTTCCATTGCTGACCGGGACGGCGTTACAGCATTTGCGCATGCCCGGAGGCATCATTATAAAGAAATGGAGCGAATGTTAACCCAATCATGA
- a CDS encoding LysR family transcriptional regulator, whose protein sequence is MDIKQCRYFIAIAEERQITAAARRLHMAQPPLSQQLKLMEDELGVALFERKGRSMELTQAGRSFYDYAVTMTKYMEEAVMEMQSFRYGIRGKLSLGINTISDRLIPQALQQFRTTHPQVTYKIQQNESAQLCQLLGEGKIELACVRMPVKTEQYEVLHLPQEALFYISSTPLKSADERGIYFQKLADIPLLLPSTEGLGMFELILQKFREHHVNPSIAGECSDINMLLELVRLGFASSIVPHTVLQLYHEHPFHIYRIQDAQSNVDSALVWHRNRHLSKPAQHFVQLVQELLPSRSV, encoded by the coding sequence GTGGATATCAAACAATGTCGCTATTTCATCGCGATTGCCGAGGAGAGACAGATCACGGCGGCAGCGCGCAGATTACACATGGCTCAGCCTCCTTTAAGCCAGCAGCTCAAGCTGATGGAAGACGAGCTCGGCGTGGCTTTGTTTGAACGCAAAGGACGCAGCATGGAGCTGACACAGGCGGGTCGAAGCTTCTATGATTATGCGGTCACAATGACCAAATATATGGAAGAAGCCGTCATGGAGATGCAAAGCTTCAGGTATGGCATTCGGGGCAAGCTGTCGCTTGGCATTAATACCATTTCAGATCGTTTGATCCCACAGGCGCTCCAGCAGTTTCGGACAACACACCCTCAGGTGACTTATAAAATTCAGCAAAATGAATCTGCACAGCTCTGCCAGCTCTTGGGTGAAGGCAAAATTGAGCTTGCCTGTGTACGGATGCCTGTCAAAACAGAGCAATATGAAGTGCTGCATCTACCGCAGGAAGCTCTCTTCTATATTTCCTCCACACCACTGAAGTCAGCGGATGAGCGCGGGATTTATTTTCAAAAGCTGGCCGATATCCCTCTCTTGCTTCCTAGCACTGAAGGACTCGGGATGTTCGAACTGATATTACAGAAATTCCGTGAGCATCACGTGAACCCTTCGATTGCGGGCGAATGCTCGGATATTAACATGTTGTTGGAACTTGTGCGACTCGGTTTTGCAAGCTCCATCGTGCCCCATACGGTTCTTCAGCTTTATCATGAGCATCCGTTCCATATCTATCGTATTCAAGATGCGCAATCTAACGTAGATTCTGCGCTTGTGTGGCATCGCAATCGTCATCTTTCCAAGCCCGCGCAGCACTTTGTACAATTGGTTCAGGAGCTGCTGCCATCTCGCTCGGTTTAG
- a CDS encoding beta-glucoside-specific PTS transporter subunit IIABC, giving the protein MDKQQLSKDILKLVGGEENIDQVTHCMTRLRFNLNDNKKADKATLKNTPGVMGVMENGGQFQVIIGNDVPVVYNALVGNMSKSPNADAGSTGTSTGVKKKRNPVSALFDFISGIFTPILPAITGAGMIKGIVAILVAVGWLSDTSSTYIILSAIGDGAFYFLPIILAISAARKLGSNMYIAAALAAGIMHPTITALLANGDTTFVGIKVIAATYSSTVIPIILAIWIASYVEKAVDRVTHASLKLLIVPTVTLLIMVPLTLMTVGPLGTVLGNGLSGGISWLFDNMSIFASILIGGTMSLLIITGMHYALLPIIVGSMTSLGYDFIIPLMFAANLAQGGAAFGVGLRSKNGKTKSLAYSTGLTAIMGITEPAMYGINMKFKKPFIAALIGGAVAGGFMGIVNVKAYVLTGLVGLPSIAAFISPAISTLLYALAGGLIAIVAAAVLTYILGFQEDNAPQSVEATPAAEPTTPAATTSASALTAVEETKVLDQEVFSPITGEVKSLSEVPDPAFSEEIMGRGFAIQPSEGRVVSPINGTVFSLSKSGHAIGLVSDDGAEMLIHIGIDTVKLKGQFFSPKVQAGAKVAVGDVLMEFDREEIEKAGYTTITPVIITNMHQYNSIESAGRTTIKEKELLFTAKG; this is encoded by the coding sequence ATGGATAAACAACAATTGTCCAAGGATATTCTGAAGCTTGTTGGTGGCGAAGAGAACATCGATCAAGTCACACACTGTATGACAAGACTCCGGTTTAACCTGAATGACAACAAAAAAGCGGACAAAGCGACGCTGAAAAATACACCTGGCGTTATGGGCGTTATGGAGAATGGCGGACAGTTCCAGGTCATTATCGGGAACGATGTGCCCGTTGTGTATAATGCACTTGTAGGCAACATGTCCAAATCCCCGAATGCAGACGCTGGATCAACCGGTACTTCGACTGGGGTTAAGAAAAAGAGAAATCCAGTAAGTGCATTGTTCGACTTTATTTCCGGAATATTCACGCCGATTCTGCCAGCGATTACAGGTGCCGGTATGATCAAAGGGATCGTGGCAATCCTGGTAGCTGTAGGTTGGTTGTCTGATACCAGTTCAACTTATATCATTTTATCTGCTATCGGTGATGGTGCATTCTACTTCCTGCCGATCATTCTGGCGATCAGTGCTGCACGTAAGCTCGGTAGCAATATGTATATTGCTGCAGCGTTGGCAGCGGGGATTATGCATCCGACGATTACAGCCTTGCTTGCCAATGGTGACACCACATTTGTGGGCATTAAGGTTATAGCAGCAACCTATTCTTCTACGGTTATTCCAATTATTCTCGCAATCTGGATTGCTTCCTATGTAGAGAAAGCGGTTGATCGTGTTACACATGCTTCACTTAAGCTTCTGATTGTTCCAACGGTTACCCTGTTAATTATGGTTCCTCTGACCTTGATGACAGTTGGACCATTGGGTACAGTGCTCGGTAATGGTTTGTCAGGTGGTATTTCCTGGTTGTTCGACAATATGTCTATATTCGCAAGTATCTTGATTGGTGGTACGATGTCACTTCTGATCATTACGGGTATGCACTATGCACTGCTGCCGATCATTGTTGGTTCGATGACATCACTCGGTTACGATTTTATTATTCCACTGATGTTTGCAGCTAACTTGGCACAAGGTGGTGCAGCATTTGGTGTTGGTCTTAGATCGAAAAATGGTAAAACTAAATCGCTTGCTTATTCCACAGGTCTTACGGCTATTATGGGGATTACGGAACCGGCAATGTACGGGATCAATATGAAGTTCAAAAAACCCTTTATAGCAGCCCTGATCGGTGGAGCTGTTGCAGGTGGATTCATGGGGATCGTCAATGTTAAAGCTTATGTACTTACAGGTCTAGTGGGTCTGCCGAGTATTGCAGCATTTATCAGTCCGGCAATTAGCACGTTACTCTACGCTCTGGCTGGTGGTTTGATTGCCATCGTAGCAGCAGCAGTACTGACGTACATCCTTGGTTTCCAAGAAGACAATGCTCCACAATCGGTTGAAGCTACGCCAGCTGCTGAGCCTACAACACCAGCAGCAACGACTTCTGCTTCCGCATTAACTGCTGTTGAAGAAACTAAAGTGCTGGATCAAGAAGTATTTAGCCCAATTACTGGTGAAGTTAAATCACTGAGCGAAGTTCCAGACCCTGCATTCTCCGAAGAGATTATGGGTAGAGGGTTTGCGATTCAGCCGTCGGAAGGCCGTGTGGTTTCTCCAATTAACGGTACAGTATTCTCGTTGTCGAAGAGTGGACATGCCATTGGTCTCGTTAGTGATGACGGCGCTGAAATGCTGATTCACATCGGGATTGATACCGTGAAACTGAAAGGTCAATTCTTCTCCCCTAAAGTTCAAGCAGGAGCGAAGGTTGCCGTTGGTGATGTACTGATGGAATTCGACAGAGAAGAAATCGAAAAAGCCGGTTACACAACGATTACGCCGGTCATCATTACGAACATGCATCAATATAATTCAATTGAGTCTGCCGGACGTACAACGATTAAGGAAAAAGAATTGTTGTTCACGGCAAAAGGTTAA